In Bacteroidales bacterium, the genomic window CTTCTAATAACGGTCAATCAATAGACTCTTATGGAGATCGCGATTATTTTCTGATTAAGTTTAACACAGATGGAGGAGTTGTATGGATGAAGGCAATCGGAAGTGAACTAAGAGAATACCTTTCTGGTGGAGTTGGGATTGATCAAGATAACAATATTTATGTTTCAGGAGGCTTTCAAAGCTATTTGAAATACTCGGATTCTGATTCGATTCAGAGCACAGGGGTATATGATGCATTTATTGTTAAGTATGACGATTCTGGTAATGCCCTTTGGGCTAGGAATTGTGGGGCTGGAGCATTATTTCAAGGAACAACAGCCTTAGAAGTAAGCCCAACAGGTAATTTACTAATATCAGGAATATTTATAGATAGTATTAATATACAAAATATTTATTCTTTATATACAGGCGACACTAGTGCTGATTATTTCTATGCAGAACTTAGCCCCATTGATGGGACAGTTCAATGGATTGAGCATATTCGTTCATTAAATCTGAAAAATGGGGCAATTTGGGATATTGCTAGAAGCCCGGAATCTTATGCTATGGCTGGATTCTTTTATGATTCCATTGGTTTCACAACGGATACCATAGCTCCATATAATGATAATCAGGATGTTCACCTCATTTCTACAGATCATTTAGGAAATATAAACTGGGTTCGAAAAATCAGTGGTAATGCTAGAGATTTAAGCTATTCTGTTGTTTTTGATGATGAAAATAATATTTACATAGCAGGGTATTATAATAGCGATACCTTAAGCTTTTTCACATCTTCCGAAGATAGTGTGACAGTTTACGAAAATAATGGAACCTATGATCTTTTTATTGCTAAATATCTATCAAGTGGAAGTCTTGATTGGTATAAAGTGATGGGAAGTAACGGAGAAGATAAAGTTTTTGATATAGAGTTTTTTGATGATAAAATATATCTATCCGGATATTTTTCTGACACCTTAAATTGGGGAGGAATTAATCTTATTTCGGAAGGTATCGGTGATAGAGATATGTTTACGGGAGCATTAGATAAGGATGGGAATTATAGGGATGCCAATTCGTACCATGGAAGGAATAATAGTTCGGATGAAGCCTGGAGCATATTTAAAAACGTAGATGAATTATTTACTGTAATGAGATCAAACTCTGATATGATGATACTTGGAGATAGTATCTATACTGCCGATAAAACAACATTTGGGATGTATATAGGGGTAATTGGCTGCCTCCCCATCTCTGTCGACCAAACCATTCCGAGAAATGTTGCAGGTTGCTATGGCGATTCAACCGGATCCATACAGGTAGTGGCTTCAGGTGGATTTGGATCACCGTGGCAATATTCCATCGATAACGGATTAAACTACTCAACCGTAGCTTATTATGATGAGCTTCCGGCAGGGGACTACCAGGTGGTGGTAATTGATGCTGAAAACTGTGCGGAAGTAGGTCCTTTGGTTACACTGACACAGCCTGATACGCTGCTTGCACAGTTTGTTTCGAAGGATGATATTCTTCATCATACAGACTGGAGGGGGGATGTGGATATTACGGATGGATCGCTGGTGGTTTCGGCTACCGGGGGAACGGGTCCGTATACCTTTCAATTAATCCCCGGCGGGAGTCCCCAGGCACTGGGCACCTACACGTTTACCTATGCAGATTCGGGTAAGTATGTGGTTGCAGTGAACGACATTAATGGCTGTGGTCCATCGGAAACGGATACCATCGAGATCAATGTAATACGCACCAGTGCTGTGGGAGTGGATGATTTTGAAGGGGCCGGGGTAAAAATTTATCCCAATCCTACGGCTGGGATCC contains:
- a CDS encoding T9SS type A sorting domain-containing protein; amino-acid sequence: MKNFIISVLLAVTSFTNVLSQSWVTSSQISSTNDIVVIQSTINNVGEVIVFGYFLGTLTSNNGQSIDSYGDRDYFLIKFNTDGGVVWMKAIGSELREYLSGGVGIDQDNNIYVSGGFQSYLKYSDSDSIQSTGVYDAFIVKYDDSGNALWARNCGAGALFQGTTALEVSPTGNLLISGIFIDSINIQNIYSLYTGDTSADYFYAELSPIDGTVQWIEHIRSLNLKNGAIWDIARSPESYAMAGFFYDSIGFTTDTIAPYNDNQDVHLISTDHLGNINWVRKISGNARDLSYSVVFDDENNIYIAGYYNSDTLSFFTSSEDSVTVYENNGTYDLFIAKYLSSGSLDWYKVMGSNGEDKVFDIEFFDDKIYLSGYFSDTLNWGGINLISEGIGDRDMFTGALDKDGNYRDANSYHGRNNSSDEAWSIFKNVDELFTVMRSNSDMMILGDSIYTADKTTFGMYIGVIGCLPISVDQTIPRNVAGCYGDSTGSIQVVASGGFGSPWQYSIDNGLNYSTVAYYDELPAGDYQVVVIDAENCAEVGPLVTLTQPDTLLAQFVSKDDILHHTDWRGDVDITDGSLVVSATGGTGPYTFQLIPGGSPQALGTYTFTYADSGKYVVAVNDINGCGPSETDTIEINVIRTSAVGVDDFEGAGVKIYPNPTAGILTLEMPFEGGVCDMEVLNMTGQVVLKRQVYPSGGIINETLDLSDKAKGLYMLKINGEALRSAIMVK